The segment TTGTAGTCCTCTGAAAGAACAAGACTCAGGTTTTCAATATCCTGGTCACTTGCTTCTACAACAAGGACCTTTGGTTTTGATTTCCCATTGTTTTCCTGAGCTTTTGATTTCATTAATACACCTGTACCCTTCCATCGATGGGGTAGTATTACAGTAAATAAAAGTGTATAATATGATTGCGTTTGTTTCTGTGTATTGATGGAACCATGTTTTAAAAATGTTATTATACACTTATCATAGGGTATCAGTTATTTGAGAAGACCGATGTTCTCTTTCTTGATTACGTGGTCATAGTTCTTATATCCAAGTATCTCAGCTATCATATCCGTATGTTTTCCTTTGATAGCCTTGAGTTCTTCAGATGTGTAATCTGTAATGCCTTTTCCAAACACTTCTCCGTTACACTCCAGCTTAACGATATCGCCTCTGTCAAAGTCTCCTTCGACTTCAAGAACTCCTGATGGGAGCAGGCTCATACTATTAGATATGGCCTTTTTAGCTCCGGAATCGACTTTAATGATGCCGGAGGCTTTCCCGAGTATGATCCATCGTATACGGTTCTTGTGAACGAACTGGTTTGCGAGAAAGAGTGTTCCGATGTTCTCTCCGGAGAGCACCCTGCTGATCACATTGTCCACATTGCTGTTCGCAATGACCATGTAGCAGCCTGCCATATTGCATATCTTTGCAGCTGCTATCTTTGTGCGCATGCCTCCAACTCCTTTCATGCTGGTGGGGCTTCCGCCATAGCTTTCAATGGTAGGTGTGATCTCTTCAACAGTGTTTAATAGTAATGCGTCATCATGACGTTTTGGGTTCTTATTGTAGAGACCGTCGATGTCTGTCAGCAGCATCAGTACGTCTGCTTCTGTTTTACTTGCGACCATTGCAGAGAGTTTGTCATTGTCACCAAGTGTCGCTTCGATCTCGTGCACACATATCGGGTCATTTTCGTTAATTATCGGAATAACTCCGTAGCTCAATAGTGTGGAGATACTGTTCCTCAGGTTGAGGTATGTCAATCTGTTAGTAAATGAGTCGTATGTCAGAAGTATCTGTGCTACGTTGAGTTCATATTTGCGGAAAGCTTCCATCCAGTGCTGCATCAGGAAGCCCTGTCCCACAGCAGCAGCTGCCTGACGTACAGGGATCTCTTTTGGGCGACAGTTGAGGTTCAGTATCTCGATACCAATTCCGATTGAACCGGAGCTTACCAGTATCACCTGCTTTCCGGCGTTATGCAACTCAGAGACCTGTGCTGCGACCTTTTCCATAAATTCCGTATTAAGGCTTCCATCTTCATTGCTGATCGAAGTTGTACCCAGCTTGATGACTATTTTCTTAGCATCATCCAGTATCTCTTTTCTGTTGATCAAAGTGGACACCTTTTATGTTATCAGTTGTTCAGGACGTCAGATAGTTCTTTGTCAAGCAACGTGTGGGTAAATGGTTTTGGATTGTCTCCGGCATAATCAG is part of the Methanococcoides methylutens MM1 genome and harbors:
- the proB gene encoding glutamate 5-kinase, translated to MINRKEILDDAKKIVIKLGTTSISNEDGSLNTEFMEKVAAQVSELHNAGKQVILVSSGSIGIGIEILNLNCRPKEIPVRQAAAAVGQGFLMQHWMEAFRKYELNVAQILLTYDSFTNRLTYLNLRNSISTLLSYGVIPIINENDPICVHEIEATLGDNDKLSAMVASKTEADVLMLLTDIDGLYNKNPKRHDDALLLNTVEEITPTIESYGGSPTSMKGVGGMRTKIAAAKICNMAGCYMVIANSNVDNVISRVLSGENIGTLFLANQFVHKNRIRWIILGKASGIIKVDSGAKKAISNSMSLLPSGVLEVEGDFDRGDIVKLECNGEVFGKGITDYTSEELKAIKGKHTDMIAEILGYKNYDHVIKKENIGLLK